In one window of Cellulophaga sp. HaHa_2_95 DNA:
- a CDS encoding aspartate dehydrogenase domain-containing protein, giving the protein MKIAIIGFGNIGKYLAEWICNEPSFELRYVVARKEINKERIDFINESVKFRKEVTPELINDVDIIIECATKEVVSQLLKFDEIDRTGLKLILISTGGLYQNKEVLKKLKNCEVILPIGAIAGLDAIKAVNDDITAIKLKTTKHPKSLEGAPFFDNSEINLASIKTSQTIWEGEVSEAVSLFPKNINVAASIYFASKCENLRIEIVADPNATSNMHEITCEGDFGKIYTRTENKPSPANPKTSFLAVKSVVSILRNMNTNIKIN; this is encoded by the coding sequence GTGAAAATAGCGATAATAGGTTTTGGAAATATAGGTAAATATCTAGCAGAATGGATTTGTAATGAACCTTCTTTTGAATTGAGATATGTGGTGGCTAGAAAAGAAATTAATAAAGAACGTATTGATTTTATAAATGAATCTGTAAAATTCAGAAAAGAAGTTACGCCAGAATTGATAAATGACGTTGATATAATTATTGAATGTGCAACGAAAGAAGTGGTATCTCAATTATTGAAATTTGATGAAATAGATCGTACGGGGCTGAAATTAATTCTCATTAGTACGGGCGGTCTATACCAGAATAAAGAAGTTTTGAAAAAACTGAAAAACTGTGAAGTGATACTACCCATAGGAGCAATTGCCGGGTTGGATGCGATAAAAGCTGTTAATGATGATATTACGGCCATTAAATTAAAGACAACGAAACACCCTAAGAGTTTAGAAGGAGCACCGTTTTTTGACAATTCAGAGATTAATTTGGCTTCTATTAAAACTAGTCAGACTATTTGGGAAGGTGAAGTAAGTGAGGCGGTAAGTTTATTTCCTAAAAATATAAACGTTGCAGCAAGTATCTATTTTGCGTCTAAATGTGAAAATTTAAGAATAGAAATAGTTGCTGATCCTAATGCGACTAGTAACATGCATGAGATAACTTGTGAGGGCGATTTCGGAAAAATATACACTCGTACCGAGAACAAACCAAGTCCAGCTAACCCAAAAACAAGCTTTTTAGCCGTTAAAAGTGTAGTAAGTATTCTTAGAAATATGAATACGAACATTAAAATTAATTAA
- a CDS encoding PKD domain-containing protein, whose amino-acid sequence MPITLDFSISIVDDDYSVPVKVKVLNQTFGADAYSWTFSGADHETSTSKNPGTLVYSKLGTYTIRLEGSNKDGEIAKKEITFTLDAAVVVDFDTEIETNNFAPASVFMYNKTQGATSYSWTFEGGTPATSTQEQPGVVLFTTPGAHRINLVVENGRETHELEKIITVVEGLDVAFDWDVAFQDDDLQVPVSLVMRNSSKGVLTYQWSFTNATTSTSTEENPIVTFTKEGTQTITLTVSNGKETKAISKTIALVANTNLRTFTNVKFGINTAHHNNMIGAFFSATTREVYTKESRNTVEGNAIDLVFFGLREDFSFNKFVAPDDLSSTTFPALENAQHTRIINSQEQCMCSSTLSAVEFDAITTDVLLHNLHLTETNGGALHFTAAIVPRVVLFQTADGRKGAIKIKEYVKDGLNSYILTDIKIQKK is encoded by the coding sequence GTGCCTATTACCTTAGATTTTAGTATAAGCATTGTAGATGATGACTACTCTGTTCCTGTAAAAGTTAAAGTTTTAAACCAAACATTTGGGGCAGATGCCTACTCTTGGACGTTTAGTGGGGCAGACCATGAGACTAGTACCAGTAAAAATCCGGGAACTTTAGTCTATTCTAAATTAGGCACCTATACCATACGGTTAGAGGGGTCTAATAAAGATGGGGAAATAGCCAAGAAAGAAATCACCTTTACCTTAGATGCTGCAGTTGTCGTAGATTTTGATACCGAAATTGAGACCAATAATTTTGCCCCTGCTTCGGTCTTTATGTATAATAAAACCCAAGGCGCTACAAGCTATTCGTGGACTTTTGAAGGTGGTACGCCAGCAACAAGTACCCAAGAACAACCGGGGGTGGTGCTTTTTACAACTCCAGGAGCGCATCGTATTAACTTGGTCGTAGAGAATGGCAGAGAAACGCATGAACTAGAAAAAATAATAACGGTTGTCGAAGGATTGGATGTCGCTTTTGATTGGGACGTAGCTTTTCAAGACGACGATCTTCAAGTTCCCGTAAGCTTGGTGATGCGTAATTCTAGCAAGGGAGTGTTAACCTACCAGTGGAGCTTCACCAATGCCACGACATCCACCAGTACAGAAGAAAACCCCATTGTTACGTTTACGAAAGAGGGTACCCAGACCATAACGCTAACAGTGTCTAACGGAAAAGAGACCAAAGCTATTTCTAAAACCATAGCCCTGGTTGCCAATACCAATCTTAGAACGTTTACCAATGTAAAATTCGGAATTAATACTGCTCATCATAACAATATGATAGGGGCATTTTTCTCTGCTACAACCAGAGAAGTATACACAAAAGAAAGCAGAAATACGGTAGAAGGAAACGCAATAGATTTGGTGTTTTTTGGTTTGCGGGAAGATTTTTCCTTTAACAAATTTGTTGCTCCAGATGACCTGAGTAGTACAACCTTTCCGGCACTTGAAAATGCACAGCATACCCGTATTATAAATTCTCAAGAGCAATGTATGTGTTCAAGCACATTATCGGCAGTAGAATTTGATGCGATTACCACTGATGTACTGCTGCATAATTTACACCTAACGGAAACGAATGGAGGTGCTCTGCATTTCACAGCTGCTATAGTACCTAGAGTGGTGTTATTTCAAACAGCTGATGGTAGAAAGGGAGCGATAAAAATAAAAGAATATGTCAAAGATGGTCTCAACTCTTACATCCTAACCGATATCAAAATTCAGAAAAAATAA
- a CDS encoding T9SS type A sorting domain-containing protein: MKKLLFLLFIIGSFVLNAQNSKIEISNFSFESDKWLATSICENYVELTVHFSDKTTSVFFKENFGKGFQTSPAPDFVYNFPGKNIIEVTFKQLSHTTYFTIPSRDCDYYPEYYSAYNEENILITNKDNCSLLTYTKLKNAPYNFSPKFYIYSTKNTLKFDYKISNSVDVLNDPIKTQLGYDDPITINATPYLDSSFYNWQYQVVSGPSIQPTSNLWTDVPRPTTPAALEFTANGILPNSSIGKYIYFRIKPCNDDFRGKIVGYDILPSAPKIINYVTTPVTCYGANNGTVTLQFNKNLGDKESLAIEVVDLSKQINDITSSEPLYEAVIPGFSITSKDIINNKLTITGLRGSNPENFRIQFLGGSGIFADGAKHTIDFKIYEPDFVTSKITRFAEVYCKDGADGTITIEADGGSETGYQFSIVNDDGSDGTWIPFTNGKSHTITDLPANTYSIKVRDGNECVAKELVPDADGNDTPDQDKDLILEQLIEEPTSVLALEFLAVTTDRTAMSNDAKAFGFTDGRITAVVTGGTAPYTVEWKNKNTGDVVATVSSTPFDNVEESQTFTLNTIGEGTYTLTVTDFNHAQATQKATCFDKGDFSITQPDKLLLTLEETNPVSCNSFNEFNNPVGDGELVAHGTGGVQLNMLENNGLPYYYTWKKEDKNGVFQELLEEKDSILSNATAARYSVNIRDANGIVIGNYVNNSLDTETDVVHDLLDPEPLVITFTKGDLKCSDGTEGWAEANINGGTGNYTLKWSNGATDPKIENLEKGSYLLFVTDEKGCQATSQVRIEAPNVLDIAILEQKAPVCNNGADGIISLGISGGLEEYTYSWLKEGTPITNHSGFYANNLTAGDYTIIVTDANLCSKTVEINLANPSLDLINLGEDRLLCGGQSIVLDATYHSEGTTYVWTSDTGFTSTSSTIEVTEAGTYTVALTTLLGCNGGDSITISTTDTPIDAHFIVSTQAFAGEELALVNISEPLGDTVEWFFPPEAQIIAETKENVILLFDAPGAYDIILRTNQGTCFLEYMKTIRIGEAADIPDIGDAETPFIQDFKIFPNPSNGDFSVSINLTEASPISLKIFNMASQGLVHERQEKAAASFELAYGVTLASGTYVLLLETAKGSEIRKIIIK; the protein is encoded by the coding sequence ATGAAAAAGCTATTGTTTTTATTGTTTATTATAGGCAGTTTTGTTCTAAATGCCCAGAATTCTAAAATTGAGATTTCTAATTTTAGTTTTGAAAGTGATAAGTGGTTAGCCACTTCTATTTGTGAGAACTATGTAGAGCTTACTGTACATTTCAGTGATAAAACTACATCTGTTTTTTTTAAGGAAAATTTCGGGAAAGGTTTTCAAACAAGTCCTGCACCTGATTTTGTCTACAATTTTCCGGGAAAAAATATCATTGAAGTTACGTTCAAACAATTATCTCATACGACTTATTTTACTATTCCTTCTCGAGATTGTGATTATTATCCAGAATATTATTCAGCATACAATGAGGAAAATATACTCATTACCAATAAGGATAATTGTTCTCTTCTAACATATACAAAACTTAAAAATGCACCTTACAACTTTTCTCCAAAGTTTTATATCTATAGCACAAAAAATACTTTAAAATTTGATTATAAAATATCAAATAGTGTTGATGTACTAAATGACCCTATAAAAACACAGTTGGGCTATGATGATCCTATTACCATTAACGCGACGCCTTATTTAGATTCATCATTCTATAATTGGCAATATCAAGTGGTTTCTGGACCATCAATCCAACCAACCTCAAATTTGTGGACAGATGTACCTAGACCTACGACTCCTGCTGCTTTAGAATTTACCGCAAATGGAATTTTACCAAATTCATCTATTGGCAAGTATATTTATTTTAGAATTAAACCTTGTAATGATGATTTTCGGGGTAAGATAGTAGGTTATGACATACTTCCTTCGGCTCCTAAAATAATCAACTATGTTACAACTCCTGTTACTTGTTATGGCGCCAATAACGGTACCGTAACCTTACAGTTTAATAAAAATTTAGGGGACAAAGAGTCCTTAGCTATAGAGGTAGTAGACTTATCAAAACAAATTAATGATATTACGAGCAGTGAACCTTTGTATGAGGCAGTAATTCCTGGTTTTTCAATCACTTCTAAGGATATCATAAATAATAAACTAACAATTACAGGTCTTAGAGGTAGCAATCCTGAGAATTTTAGGATTCAGTTTCTCGGAGGTTCTGGTATTTTTGCAGACGGGGCTAAACATACTATTGATTTTAAAATTTATGAACCCGATTTTGTTACCTCAAAAATAACAAGATTTGCAGAGGTATATTGTAAAGATGGTGCAGATGGCACAATTACCATTGAAGCAGATGGTGGTTCAGAAACGGGTTATCAATTTTCCATTGTTAACGATGACGGTTCAGATGGCACTTGGATTCCTTTTACCAACGGCAAATCTCATACGATTACAGATTTACCAGCAAATACCTACAGCATAAAAGTAAGAGATGGTAATGAGTGTGTTGCTAAAGAACTAGTACCTGATGCGGATGGTAATGATACTCCTGACCAAGATAAAGATTTAATTTTAGAACAATTAATTGAAGAACCTACAAGCGTACTTGCCTTAGAATTTTTAGCGGTTACTACTGATAGAACAGCGATGAGTAATGACGCTAAAGCTTTTGGTTTTACAGACGGTCGTATTACTGCTGTTGTTACTGGGGGTACAGCCCCTTATACGGTAGAATGGAAGAATAAAAATACTGGAGATGTAGTTGCAACAGTTTCTAGTACACCTTTTGATAACGTTGAAGAAAGTCAAACTTTTACTTTAAATACTATCGGAGAAGGTACGTATACCTTAACAGTTACAGATTTCAACCACGCCCAAGCAACACAAAAAGCAACTTGTTTTGATAAAGGAGATTTTTCAATTACACAACCAGATAAGTTATTGTTAACGCTAGAAGAAACAAATCCTGTTTCTTGTAATAGTTTCAATGAATTTAATAATCCTGTGGGCGATGGAGAATTGGTGGCTCACGGTACAGGTGGGGTACAATTAAATATGTTAGAAAACAATGGTTTACCCTATTACTATACTTGGAAAAAAGAGGATAAAAATGGCGTTTTTCAAGAGCTTTTGGAAGAAAAAGATAGTATTCTAAGCAATGCAACGGCTGCTCGTTATTCGGTGAATATTAGAGATGCTAACGGTATTGTCATCGGTAACTATGTAAACAATAGTTTGGATACTGAAACTGATGTGGTTCACGATTTACTAGACCCAGAACCTTTAGTAATTACATTTACCAAAGGAGATTTAAAATGTTCTGATGGTACTGAAGGTTGGGCAGAAGCTAACATTAATGGTGGTACAGGTAACTATACCCTAAAGTGGTCTAATGGTGCTACAGATCCTAAAATTGAAAATCTAGAAAAAGGCAGCTACCTTCTTTTTGTTACCGATGAAAAAGGGTGTCAGGCTACCAGCCAAGTGCGTATTGAGGCTCCAAATGTTCTGGATATAGCTATTTTAGAACAAAAGGCTCCTGTGTGTAACAATGGTGCGGACGGGATAATATCTTTAGGAATTAGTGGCGGACTAGAAGAATACACCTACAGCTGGCTTAAAGAGGGAACACCCATTACAAATCATTCTGGTTTTTATGCCAATAATTTAACGGCAGGAGACTATACCATTATCGTTACGGATGCTAACTTATGTTCAAAAACAGTAGAGATCAATTTAGCAAACCCTAGTCTTGATTTAATAAACTTAGGAGAAGATAGGTTGCTGTGCGGCGGACAAAGTATAGTATTAGATGCCACCTACCATAGTGAGGGTACTACGTATGTATGGACCTCAGATACCGGCTTTACCAGTACATCTTCCACTATTGAAGTTACAGAAGCAGGAACCTATACAGTGGCTCTTACCACACTGCTTGGTTGCAATGGGGGGGATAGTATCACTATTTCAACAACAGACACCCCAATAGATGCACATTTTATTGTGAGCACTCAGGCTTTTGCTGGTGAAGAATTAGCACTAGTGAATATTAGTGAACCGTTAGGAGATACGGTGGAATGGTTTTTTCCACCTGAGGCTCAAATTATTGCCGAAACCAAAGAGAATGTTATTCTTCTTTTTGATGCCCCCGGCGCCTATGACATCATACTCCGTACCAATCAAGGTACTTGTTTTTTAGAGTATATGAAAACCATACGTATTGGAGAGGCTGCAGATATCCCAGATATCGGAGACGCAGAAACCCCTTTTATTCAAGATTTTAAAATATTTCCCAATCCCTCTAACGGAGATTTTTCCGTAAGCATTAACCTAACAGAAGCCAGTCCTATTTCATTAAAAATATTTAATATGGCTTCTCAAGGATTGGTGCATGAGCGTCAAGAAAAAGCAGCAGCTAGTTTTGAATTAGCTTATGGGGTTACGCTGGCTTCAGGAACCTATGTTTTACTGTTAGAAACCGCAAAGGGTAGTGAAATAAGAAAAATTATTATAAAATAA
- a CDS encoding fibronectin type III domain-containing protein has product MRVLLVISFFFTVMFCFAQQQDSIATPTIQVIARAQQNKILVRWAPTDAVVWQRANTYGYTLERFTVYRNGKRLDTPEKKQVVTHILKPAPLASWEGLALANDNAAILAQAIYGDDFEIGSEEGQLMAVVNKVKQLEQRFSFALFAADMNFEAAKLAGLGFEDSSVKSNEGYLYRINTGIPSDLKVVKEGVVYIDASETDPLPVPIDLAGVFKDKEVILTWEYELFKSIYATYYIERSEDGTHYKRLGDLPLVNLNNTEHSPTKRMYYIDTLAQNNKQYHYRVLGISPFGEEGKPSKAIVGQGQKALSATPFIINHKLLVGTGAKIYWDFPKEKENEVATFEIRAASKDNGTYKILKDGISPQTRTGEIAAPFSVNYIKVIAVGKDSTETASFSALVQLIDSIAPAKPTGLRGVVDSLGVAIISWEPNMEKDILGYRIFRGNLKDETYAQITIDPLQTNQFIDTVQLNSLNTDVYYTVVAVDHRFNTSAYSEVLELKKPDIIPPSAPVFKNFKVLHTGVSLSWISSSSNDVAKHQLFRKNTKASGIWELVFETKDTITHFKDTKLTAATKYTYAIKAVDESGLSSEDSPTITIKTASNTEDEVIKNLHAVVDRDHNTIRLYWRKLPDRIKELVIFKSKKDGKPTTWKQLPAALTEIIDKNISPSNRYIYQIRPVFEDGSYGHLETLEVNY; this is encoded by the coding sequence ATGAGAGTATTACTAGTTATAAGCTTCTTTTTCACTGTCATGTTTTGTTTTGCTCAGCAGCAAGATAGTATTGCAACGCCAACTATTCAGGTCATTGCAAGAGCGCAACAAAATAAAATTTTGGTGCGTTGGGCGCCTACAGATGCTGTGGTTTGGCAAAGAGCCAATACCTATGGCTATACGTTAGAGCGCTTTACAGTCTATAGAAATGGAAAGCGATTAGACACGCCTGAAAAAAAGCAAGTAGTAACACATATACTTAAACCAGCTCCTTTAGCATCCTGGGAAGGCCTTGCCTTAGCAAATGATAATGCAGCCATTCTTGCACAAGCCATTTATGGAGACGATTTTGAAATAGGTTCAGAAGAGGGGCAGTTAATGGCGGTTGTGAATAAAGTAAAACAATTGGAACAACGTTTTTCTTTTGCCTTGTTTGCCGCAGATATGAATTTTGAAGCTGCAAAATTAGCTGGTTTAGGTTTTGAAGATTCGTCTGTAAAAAGTAATGAAGGATATTTATATCGGATAAATACTGGGATTCCCTCGGATTTGAAGGTTGTAAAAGAAGGCGTGGTTTATATAGATGCTTCTGAAACAGACCCCTTGCCCGTACCCATAGATTTGGCAGGTGTTTTTAAAGATAAAGAGGTCATCCTTACTTGGGAATATGAACTGTTCAAAAGTATTTATGCTACCTACTATATCGAACGCTCAGAAGATGGTACACATTACAAGCGTTTGGGAGATTTGCCTTTAGTAAACCTTAACAATACAGAGCATTCGCCAACAAAACGAATGTATTATATAGATACGCTAGCACAAAACAATAAGCAATACCATTATAGGGTTTTAGGGATTTCTCCTTTTGGAGAAGAAGGAAAACCTTCTAAAGCGATTGTAGGTCAAGGACAAAAAGCATTATCAGCGACCCCATTTATTATCAATCATAAATTATTGGTGGGCACTGGAGCCAAAATCTATTGGGATTTTCCAAAAGAAAAAGAAAATGAAGTAGCAACATTTGAAATAAGAGCAGCAAGTAAAGACAATGGTACTTATAAAATTCTAAAAGATGGAATCTCCCCCCAAACTAGAACAGGAGAAATAGCGGCCCCCTTTAGTGTAAATTACATAAAAGTAATAGCCGTAGGCAAAGACAGTACAGAGACCGCCTCATTCTCTGCGCTAGTACAGCTTATAGATTCTATAGCACCAGCAAAGCCAACAGGCTTAAGGGGTGTTGTAGATAGCTTAGGGGTCGCTATAATTTCATGGGAACCGAATATGGAAAAAGATATTTTAGGCTACCGTATTTTTAGAGGTAACCTTAAGGATGAAACCTATGCGCAGATTACTATAGATCCTTTACAAACCAATCAATTTATAGATACGGTACAGCTAAATTCTTTAAATACTGATGTATACTATACGGTAGTAGCAGTAGATCACCGGTTTAATACCTCTGCATATTCAGAAGTATTAGAACTTAAGAAGCCAGATATCATTCCCCCATCAGCGCCTGTCTTTAAAAATTTTAAGGTGTTACATACAGGTGTTTCCCTTTCTTGGATTAGCAGTAGTAGTAACGATGTGGCGAAACACCAACTCTTTAGAAAAAACACAAAAGCTTCTGGTATTTGGGAATTGGTATTTGAAACAAAAGATACAATTACCCATTTCAAAGACACTAAGCTTACTGCAGCTACCAAATATACCTATGCCATAAAAGCGGTAGATGAAAGTGGTCTTAGCTCTGAAGATTCTCCTACCATCACCATAAAAACAGCTTCTAATACGGAAGATGAGGTTATAAAAAACTTGCATGCGGTAGTAGATAGGGACCATAATACGATTAGGTTATACTGGCGAAAATTACCTGATAGGATTAAAGAGTTAGTGATTTTTAAATCTAAAAAAGATGGTAAACCAACTACATGGAAACAATTGCCTGCTGCTCTTACAGAAATTATAGATAAAAATATCTCTCCGAGTAATAGGTATATCTATCAAATACGTCCCGTGTTTGAAGATGGTAGTTATGGCCACTTAGAGACCTTAGAAGTAAATTATTAA
- a CDS encoding carbohydrate-binding protein, with protein sequence MKTITPYLLMAFMFLSVHLKAQTLDGELKRWHKVSLTFNGPNTNETAAPNPFSDYRLEVIFTHTASNKSYTVPGYFAACGDAENTGCDSGNKWRVHFAPDHTGAWTWKATFTSGTNVAINGGGSSGGFMDGTNGTFAIAESNKSGRDFRSKDLGRLTYVGEHYLKHIGSDPENPNGPWFLKVGADSPENRFHYVDFDGTPGNTAGGNKSKTWAAHTQDYVATDASAYTWSGGKGKGMLGSINYLSGQGANVMSFLTWAAGGDDGAVFPHILKGTDQDYSNTGKAGQWDKLHKDRFDVSKLAQWEKVMEYADKKGMYLHFKTMETENCEKMDGHTFGRERKLYYRELIARFGHHLALNWNLSEESTIKDDVVKSTVNYIQNLDPYQHHVVLHTYPGQQDQRYNPLLGSKSNLTGASVQTSQNNVHNDVRRWVENSKNAGRKWVVANDEQGSASEGIMVSDKQVREKVLWATLLAGGAGVEYYSGYTADDGDLNGQDHRKRGLKYKEGSYALSFFTANLLPTLTDMVSSDAVTADSNDYVFAAEGKTYAIYRPNGGSTGLSLPAGNAKYDLQWFNPRAGGNLTAKNTLGTNLVAPDNNDWVALITSKDSDGNAGGCDTTLTASLSHDAYLQGTTRYNTNELRVESGKRISYLQFTVPATTENVTSAKLALTVSSDGGNGLIEIYKGSTNTWTEGNLSATNKPGEQTKLGSLNTTYSVGSTYNWILSGVTPGETISLIVKQIDGNDVSFSSKEGSSAPKLILELACDDTGNTIDTFIAIPGVLEAEAFATQSGIELENTTDTDGGKNIGYIQNGDATTYLLNIAETGMYQVEARVATNTSGGTISLVSESTALGQLAVANTGGWQTWKTVTTTVNLTAGEQTLTLNFTGGTGFLFNVNKLNFVKQDTAASMLVAPATSIKTTLVAYPNPAQNYITLSGIINGNQLIVYDFSGNIVLQKTALSTEETLDVSSLRKGTYIISIEGTQSLQFIKQ encoded by the coding sequence ATGAAAACAATTACACCTTACCTACTTATGGCATTTATGTTTTTAAGTGTCCATTTAAAAGCACAAACGCTAGACGGAGAGCTCAAAAGATGGCACAAAGTATCTTTAACTTTTAATGGTCCAAATACCAATGAAACTGCCGCTCCCAATCCGTTTTCTGATTATAGATTAGAAGTAATTTTTACGCATACTGCTAGTAACAAATCGTATACCGTTCCTGGGTATTTTGCTGCTTGTGGCGATGCAGAGAATACAGGATGTGATTCTGGAAACAAATGGAGAGTACATTTTGCTCCAGACCATACAGGCGCATGGACCTGGAAAGCCACCTTTACCTCTGGAACTAATGTTGCCATAAATGGCGGTGGTTCTAGTGGCGGATTTATGGATGGAACTAACGGAACCTTCGCCATTGCAGAATCTAATAAGTCTGGAAGAGATTTCAGAAGTAAAGATCTTGGAAGGTTAACCTATGTTGGAGAACATTATTTAAAGCATATAGGAAGTGATCCTGAGAATCCAAACGGACCTTGGTTTTTGAAAGTTGGAGCAGATTCTCCTGAAAATCGCTTTCATTATGTAGACTTTGATGGTACTCCAGGAAATACGGCCGGAGGAAACAAAAGCAAAACTTGGGCAGCACATACACAAGATTATGTGGCTACCGATGCCAGCGCCTACACTTGGAGCGGTGGAAAAGGAAAAGGTATGCTAGGATCTATTAACTACCTATCTGGTCAAGGCGCCAACGTAATGTCATTCTTAACCTGGGCCGCTGGTGGTGATGACGGCGCAGTGTTTCCGCATATCCTAAAAGGTACCGATCAGGATTATTCCAATACGGGAAAAGCAGGTCAATGGGATAAATTACATAAAGACCGTTTTGATGTTTCTAAGCTAGCGCAATGGGAAAAAGTTATGGAGTATGCCGATAAAAAAGGGATGTACTTACATTTTAAAACCATGGAAACAGAGAATTGCGAGAAAATGGATGGCCATACTTTTGGGAGAGAAAGAAAATTGTACTACCGAGAGTTAATTGCAAGATTCGGACATCACCTAGCATTAAACTGGAACCTGTCTGAAGAATCTACGATCAAAGATGATGTCGTAAAATCTACCGTAAACTACATTCAAAATCTAGATCCTTACCAACATCATGTAGTGCTACATACCTATCCAGGGCAACAAGATCAAAGATATAATCCGTTATTAGGGAGTAAATCTAATCTGACTGGTGCCTCCGTACAAACAAGTCAGAATAATGTACATAATGACGTGCGTAGATGGGTAGAAAACTCTAAAAATGCCGGTAGAAAATGGGTGGTTGCTAACGATGAGCAAGGTAGTGCATCAGAAGGGATCATGGTTTCTGATAAACAAGTTAGAGAAAAAGTACTTTGGGCAACCTTACTTGCTGGTGGTGCTGGTGTAGAATATTACAGTGGCTATACTGCTGATGATGGGGATCTTAATGGACAAGATCATAGAAAAAGAGGCCTAAAATATAAAGAAGGTAGTTATGCGCTATCTTTCTTTACGGCCAATTTACTTCCTACCCTTACTGATATGGTTTCATCGGATGCCGTTACGGCCGATAGCAATGATTATGTGTTTGCCGCAGAAGGTAAAACTTATGCTATTTACAGACCCAATGGAGGGAGTACGGGTTTAAGCTTACCTGCAGGGAATGCCAAATATGACCTACAATGGTTTAATCCAAGAGCTGGGGGTAATCTTACCGCCAAAAATACATTAGGAACAAATTTAGTAGCACCAGACAACAATGACTGGGTGGCCTTAATTACAAGTAAAGATAGTGATGGTAATGCGGGTGGTTGTGATACGACGCTTACCGCAAGCTTATCTCATGATGCCTATTTACAAGGAACTACGAGATATAACACTAACGAGTTAAGAGTAGAAAGTGGAAAAAGAATATCTTACCTGCAGTTTACAGTACCAGCAACCACTGAAAATGTGACGAGTGCTAAATTAGCGTTAACCGTTTCTAGTGATGGTGGTAATGGTTTAATCGAAATTTATAAAGGAAGTACAAATACTTGGACCGAAGGGAATTTATCTGCAACCAATAAACCAGGGGAACAAACTAAATTAGGTTCTCTAAATACCACCTATAGTGTCGGCAGCACTTACAACTGGATATTATCTGGCGTTACTCCTGGAGAAACCATTTCTCTTATCGTAAAACAAATAGACGGCAATGATGTCTCTTTTTCATCCAAAGAAGGTTCTTCTGCTCCAAAACTAATTTTAGAATTGGCATGTGATGATACAGGTAATACCATTGATACGTTTATTGCTATTCCCGGAGTTTTAGAGGCGGAAGCATTTGCAACACAATCTGGTATTGAATTAGAAAATACAACCGACACCGATGGAGGTAAAAACATTGGCTACATCCAAAATGGAGATGCGACTACTTACTTACTTAATATAGCTGAAACAGGAATGTATCAAGTGGAAGCTAGAGTAGCGACGAATACTTCTGGAGGAACAATTTCATTAGTTTCTGAAAGCACAGCTTTAGGACAACTAGCGGTTGCAAATACTGGCGGATGGCAGACTTGGAAAACAGTGACGACTACGGTGAACTTAACTGCAGGAGAACAAACCCTAACCTTAAATTTCACTGGAGGCACTGGGTTTCTATTCAATG